The genomic segment aaagaaccacttttagatcatttaaagaacctttcacttGGCTGTGTTCATAGAACATCAGTTAAAAGGTTCTTGAGGGAGGCAAAAGTGTGCTGTTCTATGGCCTTACCCCAAAGAACCCTCTCTGGCACCTTTTTTATAATAAGTGCAATTCATTTATCTAGGTAGCTCACACTGACCAGTGTTCCTGAACCTAGTGGGGACATTGAGAGGAGACTGGGTTCGGGGAGAGAGGGTGgggtgtgatgtgtgtgtatctatatgGGAGGGGGGGTGTTTTCGATGAGTCAGAGCAATGAAGGCCGCGATGAACAATAACAGGACTTATGCTCTCTTTTGACCCGTGCTGCTGAGCAGGCAATCCCGCTGCACATTCTGCAGTAACTACGGCAACAGTGGCTATATAAACCCCTCTTGGTGGGATGGACCCCGACATAGATCACGCCACATCTCTCCCAATTCGGCACGTGAGTATCGAGCTTCCTCCTTGCTAGCCCCCAAAACCAGCACCAACCTCTCACTCAAGCTTCTGGATGGCCCCCGTGGAAAAGTATACAATATACACCCACATGGAGTTTCTAAGGGACAGAAAATAAGCCTGGATGATTACCAGTGCAGGGATGTGGAGGCCTTGCGGATCCTGTCATGGACTGAGTGCCAGTTTCTAACACAGGCCTTTGGAGAATCATGAGCTTGCCCAATGTTGCACATCTTTGACGCTAGAATACATGCAAGTTGCTCTATCCATCCTGGGATACAAGAAGCCCCAGTCAGGCCAGATTACCATTCACCTTTGGGTTTCTTCGGCCAGAGTGGACGAGACTTTCTTCTGTTTAGGCTCAAGGGGCTTGATTACAGTTGATGATTCCTTATTAAAGGAATTCTTCTGCATTTTTCATTCCAATCTCTGTCTGCTGCGCTTGTAGCATATGGTCGATTACCATAGACAATCACTGACGAACTCATTGACTCAAACCATATTCATGGCAGATGCCAATGGGCAAATTTGAAGCAACTGCCTATTGGCTTCTGTGATAACTGACCACTGATAAGAATCACTCTACTCTCCATATTTTGGTGGTTCCTTCACACCGAAACCAACTAATTGGCTAAATAACAAGCCTTTTATGAGGCAGTGCAGAGCAGACCAATGAGCATAACATAATGAATCAAACACAAGAGCTCTTCATACCAATGACCTTGGCTACATGTATGATTTCATTGTAACAACATACTGGAGGCCTATTCGATTCCTATTTAAAGTCGAGTCATAGTATTAGTTAGTGGTGGTCTCACAGCTTCTCTCATCTTCCTCACAGCTGGAGAGAGCAGACAAGCGGCCATGATGAACCAACGAGAGCAGATGGAGCAGAGGGGTCAGTTCAGGATCACCGTGTGGGAGGAGGAGCACTTCCACGGTAAACGCTGCGAATTCATGCTAGAGTGCCCCAACATCCTGGAGAGGGGCTTCCAGAAGATCCGCTCCATCAAGGTCGAGAACGGCCCGtaagtgtgtctctgtggaaGCTGGGATTTTAAtggatattttaaaaaacactgcGTTATTCAGCCAtgaagacgtaaacaaagtcactcagactgttttaatgtgaaatggtgcattgtagagaagcATAATacagacttctttacagtggtgctgataggaaccaggcgtctacAACAGAAacataggcattttatttattatccaataTGACCTGTGAACGTATATGTGTCGTCTGggttttatatttacatttatggcattcggctgacgctcttatccagagcgacttacaatttgattattttacacagctaggccaaggtggtgttaggagtcttgcccaaggactcttattggtatagtgtaaggtgcttacccaggcggggaattgaaccccagtctacagcacagaaggtgttacccactacactacaatatattatatatagtttatatgtaatgcCAAACATGATGGttctaaatctgaaaaaatgtttttctttggagaccATTATGCCTTATGAGATCCTGTCAGGCATGacgcagcatattcataaccatttcatgtaataacttcctgTGAGTGAgcttagacatctggttcctatcaccgccactgtgaacagctctgattCAGTACATCTCTCCATAAcggagtatttcacatcaaaccactctgaacttgtttatatcttaacaaTTGAATTACGCAGAAGCTCCTCTATCTATCTGCATGTGTATCAGATGAGTGGACAGTCATTTTAACATGTTTCTCTGTAATTAGGAAAGAACAGAAAGCCACTGTTGTGATACACACTCATAAAAGAAGTCATTTGACAGTTGCTGAGTTCTGCgattaaatgtttttgatgtAAAAAATTTGTAACAATCTGACAATACAAGGCTTAGGATAAGGCAGACATGAGAGAATGGCCTAGAAAAGCCATTCTTTTGAGCACGTGAGCAACaccaaaatgtgtgttttgggtaAATGTTGACTGAAAAACTCAACAGCCTGATGGTTTCCATTGTAAGTGTGTTTGTACAGGGAAAATTATTGTCTGTATTATTATCAATATGCTACAGATCTCAGCGTTGATGCTTGTGAAACAATGGCATTgttcctctctgcctctctccagCTGGGTGGGTTATGAGTATCCCGAGTACCAGGGCCAGCAGTTTATCCTGGAAAAGGGAGACTATCCCTGTTACCAGGCCTGGAGCGGCAACAGCGGCTACCGCACTGAGCACCTGCTCTCCTTCAGACCAGTCAAGTGCGCTGTAAGAGTTACTCTCACACTGTCCCGCTCAGTACACCACTATCCAGctacagtcctgtgcaaaagtcagagaccacccttcaattATTTAATTGTGTGTCCaaaaagtcattcatttttcagctttagaAAAAGGCAATATAATTAACAGAAAGAGGCAATATAATTAACAGAATTatacaaaagcctcaacaactacatataatgtcattctttttttgggtatttagtgtttccactctttgcctttttttttacagcttccattctttcgaAAAGATttgctctcagtttttcaaagaaatctgcagggatatttttccacacccccaaagttcagtcttacaagttggttgcattttttgcttctcgtgatccaaataatcccaaatgtgcaaattttcttgttttttttgttcttggCAACAGCTTTAGATCCTTTCAGACCCTTAGCATTGAGTTTTTtactcacagtggaagaaaagactttggcacagtactgtatgttattGTCTCCCGATgttaaacaatgtttacataatacataataatacataattacacttaaacaccgatcaggcataacattatgagcccctccttgtttctacgctcactgtccagtttatcagctccacttactgtatagctgcaccttgtagttctacagttacagactgtagtccatctgtttctctgatactctgttaccctgttcttcagtggtcaggacccccatggaccctcacagagcaggtactgtttgggtggtggatcattctcagcactgcagtaacactgacgtggtggtggtgtgttagtgtgtgttgtgctggtctgagtggactgagaattgtccaccaaccaaaaatatcaagTGTTCTGTGGGCagctaacagagtatcagagaaacagatggactacagtctgtaactgtaaaactacaaagtgcagctatacagtaagtggagctgataaagtggacagtgagcgcagaaacaaggaggtggtcataatgttatgcctgatcgctGTAGGTCACACATGCATTTTGTAATCCGGCACTTTTCCacttgtgttcattttttttgttatgcgAGATTTGAATCAATTTAATCAGTTAGACTTACTATTTCTTCTGCATAACCTCTGGCCTTTTACCGTCCACGCAGAACCACAGCGACAGTAAGGTGACCCTGTACGAGTGTGAGGATCTCCAGGGACGCAAGTTTGAGATATGTGATGACTACCCATCCCTCCAGGCCATGGGCTGGTGCAGTAAGGAGGTCCCCTCCATTAAAGTGAACTCTGGAGCGTAAGTAATCATGCCCCCCATCTGTTCAAACATTTCTAACAATGTGGCCTAGTGATGGGAACTACAAATAATGTTCACTTTAGTTTGTGGAGCCACCTGGCATTGGAAGTCGCCTGTTACGTTTACTTagttaaatgtacttaagtacagttttaaAAGATGCCACGTAAATAAATAGTTGCTGATGTAAACAGTACATAACAAGGGGGCTGACTGGGTTTTGACACAGGCCCAGTGTTTCAGtaaagctgtttatttatttatttatttttccaactCAGACTTAAACACCTCTCGTCTCAAAGCTTTTTGGGTTTTCCGGGGCGTATACAGAGCCCTTAAAAGAGATTTAAGTCTGGAGTTTATGGGTTGTTTGGTTCGTGCTTCATGTATGTTTAAAGTGGATATAGCCTATTTGCAATTCACAGATAATATTAGCACTGATAAGGGGGCGTATAGCTGCATGGTTTAAATTAAATTGCATAGAACAGCTTATGCTTGTAATTCTCCACATATCCCTCTGTATTTATCAAAATCATAAACATTATACACAAACAGCACCTCAAAGCGCTGCCGAAAGGCTTGAAACACACTATTACTTCTTACTCTGTGGGTGGAAGTGACACTATTGCATTACACAGGGTGTGAATTATGAGTTGGGTGGCTATTTTTACAATTTGGAAGTTCTCACGTGGTCATGAACGAAGCATTCGATCCTATTTTGATCTGCTTATATCAGCAGCCATCGTAGGTGGTAGCAACTGAGAAGGTAGCAAGGTACACTCCTAAAAAGGACGGCTCTTCAAGGTTTTTTAGCAAAGGGAATTTTTGATTAAAGGGTCATTTGcgtggtgaaatagttcttcagactgatggagaatggcTTGTAtgtgcttctatatagaaccttttagaaaacgGTTCTAAATAGTACTAAAAAGGGCTCTTGTATTGTCACAAGGTTGACATGGTAATAATAGCTgatccctttttggtgctatttggaaccatctacaacacactcttcatgaatctgaagaacccttccaCGAAGCGCAGCATGCTCTAGTCATGCAAAACGGTTCTGTgggtgttcgtggttctatatagaaacattttcttgaTTAAAGgacttttaaagaaccatctttttttaaagtatagCTCTCTAGGCATTAAGGTCAACCCAGTATTTCAAAAAGCTGCTCTacacaccactgtacacacaCTAAACGAACAGAAGTGTATTGTTGAGGTGCCACACCTGGTTTACTCTGCTTCCTTTGGACTGTTCTTTTTCTGGATATTCAAGTATAAGCATTTAAATGTTGGTGCTGTAGTATGTTTGGTCAGTGTGTCCCGATATGGTGCCAATCTTTAGACCTCTGAAATCACAATGCTGCCATTCTGTAGTCAGGCCCATATTAGGAGCTACAGGTCTCAGCTGGTCTTCTCCTATTGAACATGTTAAGCCAAAcatatgtttttccttctaaatcactggatcctctgaattacatgGTTGTTAACAAGTCCAAATATGAACATTGCTACATGCAAGCTTACACTGCTGTGCACTGAAGTGACATCATATGActggcaacctcaccaaaatacaCTATACAAACAACCAGGCTTTGTCGAATGTGGTAATATGGTCATTTTAGCAGTTATAGCCCACAGGTTGAGTAGATGTTGTTGGTATATAATAGTGCTGAAGTAGAAGACTTACTTTAGTGTGATGTCATTTCAGCATGCAGGAggttagtttagtttagttgaTTAGTTTGCTAGTAGCCCGTATGTAGCAATGTTCATGTTTTGACTGCTACGTGtcctcgtaattcagaggatccagtggcaTTTTTCGATTAAGTACCTAATAGACCCCTGAAGTCGTGCATCATTTTGTAGTTGGCATTGCGACCATATTAGtaactccaggtctaagctgAATTTCTCTATGACAAAAAAcgaattatgttttttttcccccaaaaatcACCATTAACACACCCTGTGGTACCCGAAAAGGTTCCAGACTTATGAATACGTTCATGATTGGCACCTTACTGACTGTTTGCCGCAGCCGATCCACCCTCAGACCACCCAGATATTGTCCTACACACAAGTTCTAACTAGTTTTTAgttcctcaaacagattttaaatgttttttatttgggaaaataaacacagatcTCGCActactgaaggaaaaaaaaaaggactagGCCTAACATCAAATGATTTTGTTGATAATGTTGCTGTCACTGTGCTAGATTGGCTACAGCTTTATAACCGGCTGTGTTTTACTGAACTGATTTGCAAAGGATGAtgatagaaagaaaataaagaaaaataagtaaattggcCTGTGAGTGGAAAAAGTGAGTGATTAAAAGTGTCATTTTATCTAATACTCTGCCTAACCACTAGGGGGCTGCCCGGAAAGCCCTGAGCTAAAAGCCAGAGGGAGGGCGTCAGGGGTGGGGTCGCTTTGTGTTCAGCTGGACCAACAGTGGCCCACTATTCTCTTGCTGTTTGGGGTAATTCAGACAATTCAGAAAAATATTGGTAGGATAAAAGTTACAGAGTTTGGATCCACTTTGTTAACCACAGGACGCTGTAGCGGTGATTTCCCAttcattccattcatttttggAGAAGGCCATCTTAGACTGTAACACCGACTCGAGAGGCCTAGTAACAGTACCCCTTTGTAGCTAGGCATTAGGGAGCGAGGCACTGTTGAGACCCCGGAATGAGTCCTCTTTTTCCTTCTACAGGTGGGTGGGCTACCAGTTTCCCGGTTACCGTGGATACCAGTACATCTTCGAGAGAGACAGACGTCAGGGCGAGTACAAAAACTATAACGACTTTGGCACCCAGGCGCACACCAATCAGATCCAGTCTATCCGCCGCGTGCAGCACTAAACCCGCTCCCCATTGGCTGCTCCGTACCTACCCTAATGTGACGTGACACCTGACAACATCGGCAATAAACGCTCATTCAAACTCCAGAGAAGAATAATAAACACAGAGATTCTGCTTGTCGACATTCTATTGCTCAATAAAAGTCTGCGTCAGGAAAATTGAACGTTTATAGCACAGTCTGGAgcgtctttctttccttctttccttcctttttcaTGCCTCATGGTTTCTTCGATCATATAACCTGAACTCTATGAAAACCAGCAGCCATGTGAAGACTGAGGTCAGTTACGGCCATTTCCTATACATGGAAAAAGGAGCACTTTGTGAAGAGATCATAATTCTTAGATTCGGTCAGAGATTTATTTTCTTAACGTTAGAACAGTGTAATATTGTTCTTGTcaaactgtaattttttttcaataaacaagAGCATGAGactgtgttttctgctgtttgttgTTGCCGTGTCACCATTTCTGATACACTTTCTGCTCAGAAACTTTTCGGTTCAAATGTTGCTTTCATGCGCTCGCAAATCTTCTGGAGAAATTTTACCTGAACATGACTGACTTCATAGTCCATGAGTACATTACTTTATTACTACTTACTACTTTATTCCTTCCAAAATCTGATTTATATAAACCAGCACAAAGATAGGCCTAATTTTTCAATCTGTGAACCAGGGGCCTGGTTACTGGTTCTACTACAGCTATTTACAGGCTATTCTgacaaggactcttattgtgaaggCGGGGCTAAGAGTCAGTCGAAAGCTGATGGCTGACAGAATCAGGCTAGGAGAGAAGTGTTAAGAGAAAACCTTGCTTATGTACGCTGTAGGTGTGGCCAACAGCAGCTGGTTAATAAAGCACCATGATGGGAGCGAAAGCTGTAATAGCAGTGAACGCTGTAATATAATCTATAGCATATTATATCTGCAGCATTCAACCCCTCAGACTCCGGGGTTTTGCATTTTTGTCCATCAATGTTCTctgactacaatacccagcatgcattaacCAGCTACAACCATTGGGAATCCTTCCATTCCATATCACATTCCATGTGATAAACAGGGAAGTAATGAGGAGAACTGCCACTTAGTGATGTTTCCTGGGTttgtcaaacactagagggcgctcctgagcgggTCCAAAATGAAGgcgtttgagcaaaatcatttttaagatGCAAGAATGTGCAGCTTTCTACAGAGCACCTGAGGGGATGGGGGTAAAACTAAAAGAtattttgagggaacattttgCAATttgtacacacattttcttttattcgCGGTTACAATTTCTTAATTAGTGCCAGGATGAAAAGttccttttctcattttcttataATCATGCACATGCTTCCTATAATTTGTTGGTACATTTTCATAATTAGTTCCCACAATTAACAATTtattctcttgtttttttttttttatttgtgcagAAACAGAATAAATGTAGCAGATACAGGCTGATTTATTTGTAGGCCAAAGGTTCCCTGAATCTGTCTGATGGGGTTTGATGGGCTACATTTATATGATGATGGATAGAGATGCACTCATCAGGTTTGGTTTTGATTTGGACGCGTCATGAGGACATTGCAGTTTCCTTTCATAGTGGGGCATCGGAATCAGCAAACAGCAGGTGGATTCATTAGTGCAGCTTCAGTTTTGGGATGAAATGAAGAAAGATGATCAACTACAGCCACAACCTTCAATAAACTGTACTTTCCAGTGATTATATTGATCAAAGATGAACCCACAATGCAGCCGCTTAGCACTGTTTTTGCTTATGCATCAAGCCGCAGTGTTGGGGGCGTCAAACAATTACCAGATGAAATATTCACCATCACCATTTTAACATCGACAACGTTTCAACATCAACAACGTTTCACCATCAACAACATTTCACCATCAACAACGTTTCACCATCAACGTTTCACCATGAACAACATCAACAATCAATTGTGAACAATTGattataaattattttcattttcatttttagccatttaggCGAGAACTGAGAGCCAGAGTTTGGGGAGAGTCCAACTCAGACTTGGGATTTCTTTGCTTAAAGgggaaatattttaaaaagctcacttttttcagtgcttgTGCTCATACATCTGGGTTTCTGAGGTGCCAACCCACAAACTGTGATATAAGACAACCCAGTGAGTTTTTGAGGGCTGACTAAGTCAGAAAACATTGGATTCAGCAAGCCATTCAGACTTCCTACGTCAAGTGTTAGTCAGTGCCTGTCCCTCAGAAATGGCTCTAAACTGCCCTCTCCTGGCTAAAACTGCAAGCATATagaaaatgttctgtttttaatcTGAGAAAAGGCTTATTCTGTTTGCCCGAATTAGACATTGCAGTGTATCACAGTAAAATAGCATTCCAGGGAGTTTAGGGCTTTATATGAAACTTAGGCCTAgtctcatttttttcattttacccctacccctagatttcgagtgtcaccctaaccccttggaactgagttacaaggggtagtggttgaaatcttgccctacgaaatgggacccttAAATTACAAGAAATCCTCCCCCAAAAAACATCTCTtaattaacagctaccagcgccgctctgtaggcgaccttcccgtctgcagggacagcagaggaggggcaagttcagctcctcactgctgggctttagttacatttagggatcatacgccttcaaagaggggggcagttatttattatcacccccccctaattcttcagtggtatgaagctgaagtcagatatccaccagcttcttattctaattttccagttccaccttaaaaggtgtagcagttacattttggcacttcaggtgtcagaactgctggactatttaaggtggaactggaaagttAGCTTGGTAGCTACCGAGACGTAACCATgctattagcaatttttttATGCCTGTTATCTtaaaacgaccataatacactgaaatgacattaaactaaaataatttaaaggagaaaatatttacatttgtgtttctttggtcaTGCGCGCAGCCGTCTTACcggtttctcttttttctcataactctcTGTTTGgaacctctgaaaaacctcagtttggagggccatgtagctctAACACCTCACCCTactcctctatctcaacaaagaTACCCTATCCCTGGatgtgaacgtgcaaaacagatggctaagggctcagtgatgggggtaaaatgggattgggccttagattCATATCCAATCAGTAAAATTTGGGTCTGCATACAACTGTCTGCCACAAGGTGTCGCCAAAGATCAACGTGACCACGTGAGTGACACCTTAAGAGGAAAGCAACAGCCTGGCTCATAACTTAGTGAGGCTACTTTTAAAATCATGCAAATAAACCCTGATATATCAGTGcttgaaggagagagagataaagacttGCCTGTTTCAATCAGTCAGCCAGGTCATCTCATCTCCCCAGTTTTGAACCTACCTGTTCAAACCTGTTGTATCAATGCAGTAACATGTTCATGgtcagtggggtccaaaagtctgagaccactagtgaaaatgcctctattttgcattattttactACAAATTATAAACCCAGTTCCTGGAATGTTGGGACAGTAGTTAaaaccgctctgggcaagtgtgctcactgccccctagtgtgtgtgtgctctctagagtgtatgtggtgtttcacttcacagatgggttaaatgcagaggtgaaatttccctgttgtgggactaataagggtcacttaatcttaatcttaatcttaaaatgcaaataaaacagaaggcagtaatttattatatatatgtatatatattcgTCATGaaactgatgcctgcaacatattGCAAAATAATTTGGTTATGAGCAGTTTAAGACTAGAAGCtttata from the Pygocentrus nattereri isolate fPygNat1 chromosome 30, fPygNat1.pri, whole genome shotgun sequence genome contains:
- the cryba2a gene encoding beta-crystallin A2a, yielding MMNQREQMEQRGQFRITVWEEEHFHGKRCEFMLECPNILERGFQKIRSIKVENGPWVGYEYPEYQGQQFILEKGDYPCYQAWSGNSGYRTEHLLSFRPVKCANHSDSKVTLYECEDLQGRKFEICDDYPSLQAMGWCSKEVPSIKVNSGAWVGYQFPGYRGYQYIFERDRRQGEYKNYNDFGTQAHTNQIQSIRRVQH